The following coding sequences lie in one Prosthecobacter vanneervenii genomic window:
- a CDS encoding DUF1549 domain-containing protein produces the protein MLRRSLVPSLSFTFALSAAPTLPGADAAALWSGKVRQILDVNCVKCHGVLEQKGGLELDTPEMVLKGGENGVVVLPGKPEESVLYSSLQAGADPHMPPKKQLSDADRAAVKEWISQLPTAPVAIKAQPKPKRQFASGEEAIATLVEEGWKQAGVKPAAPVSDAVWCRRVYLDLAGRIPTQAELAAFMAAPQRDALIDKLLASPDYPVRMRELWDTFLMGRLVRQNPDGRRKGSGWWTFLEKAFKDNRPWNEVVYDILCARPDPSPERKGAAWFLFERKNDYQKIAEAVAPVVYGTKIDCAQCHDHPLAREIKQAHYWGLVSAFNRSKNVDASLGVAESAVGGFMNFTNLKKESQPAVVAMLTGRTLPETWPSGETKEEDKPDLYEDPKAPVRVPKYSRREAFADAATHDNPLLARAFVNRMWAALTGRGIVNPPDEINERNTPSHPELLDWLAEDFAAHHYDTRRVVRQIVRSRVYALGASSSAPELFAGMLERPLTAEQLARSWRVALDLPPNDDEFRRQVIAAMPDVLPKEYTATFQQAQFLSHSPTINALLKAAQGGITTRLTALPDAGARVKEAFQSIYSRPPAADEATAATALLKAQSAKPAEATRDLLWALLTSAEFMAMP, from the coding sequence ATGCTGCGCCGTTCTCTGGTTCCGTCGTTGTCCTTCACCTTTGCGCTCTCCGCAGCCCCCACGCTGCCGGGTGCCGATGCTGCGGCCCTGTGGTCTGGCAAGGTGCGGCAGATCCTGGATGTGAACTGCGTGAAATGCCACGGCGTGCTGGAGCAGAAAGGCGGCCTGGAGTTGGACACCCCGGAGATGGTGCTCAAGGGCGGTGAAAACGGCGTGGTGGTGCTGCCAGGAAAACCTGAGGAAAGCGTGCTCTACTCCAGCCTTCAGGCAGGGGCCGATCCGCACATGCCGCCCAAAAAGCAGCTCTCCGACGCCGATCGCGCGGCGGTGAAAGAGTGGATCTCCCAGCTGCCCACTGCTCCTGTGGCCATCAAGGCGCAGCCGAAACCGAAGCGCCAGTTTGCCTCCGGCGAAGAGGCCATCGCCACTCTTGTTGAAGAAGGCTGGAAACAAGCTGGCGTGAAGCCCGCCGCCCCTGTCTCGGACGCCGTGTGGTGCCGGCGTGTGTATCTGGACCTGGCAGGGCGCATCCCCACGCAGGCGGAGCTGGCAGCCTTTATGGCCGCACCGCAGCGCGATGCGCTGATCGACAAGCTGCTCGCCTCCCCCGACTACCCCGTGCGCATGCGCGAGCTGTGGGACACGTTTTTGATGGGTCGCCTGGTTCGCCAAAATCCGGATGGCCGGCGCAAGGGCTCCGGCTGGTGGACCTTTCTGGAAAAGGCCTTCAAGGACAACCGTCCGTGGAACGAGGTGGTGTATGACATCCTCTGCGCGCGTCCTGACCCCAGCCCGGAACGCAAAGGCGCGGCGTGGTTTTTGTTTGAGCGCAAGAACGACTACCAGAAGATCGCCGAGGCCGTGGCCCCGGTGGTGTATGGCACCAAGATCGACTGCGCCCAGTGCCATGACCACCCGCTGGCGCGTGAAATCAAGCAGGCGCACTACTGGGGTCTGGTATCCGCCTTCAACCGCAGCAAGAACGTGGACGCCAGCCTTGGTGTGGCGGAGAGCGCCGTCGGCGGGTTCATGAATTTCACCAACCTCAAAAAGGAATCCCAGCCCGCCGTGGTGGCCATGCTCACCGGCCGCACGCTGCCCGAGACCTGGCCCAGCGGTGAAACCAAGGAGGAGGACAAGCCCGATCTCTACGAAGACCCCAAGGCCCCGGTGCGCGTGCCCAAATACTCCCGACGCGAAGCCTTTGCCGATGCCGCCACCCACGACAATCCGCTGCTGGCACGCGCCTTTGTGAATCGCATGTGGGCGGCGCTGACCGGACGCGGCATTGTGAATCCTCCTGACGAAATCAATGAGCGCAACACGCCCAGCCACCCGGAGCTGCTGGACTGGCTGGCGGAGGACTTTGCCGCGCACCACTACGACACCCGCCGCGTGGTGCGCCAGATCGTGCGCAGCCGCGTGTATGCGCTGGGGGCTTCATCATCCGCGCCGGAGCTGTTTGCCGGCATGCTGGAGCGCCCGCTCACGGCGGAGCAGCTCGCACGCTCCTGGCGCGTGGCGCTGGACCTGCCGCCAAATGATGATGAGTTCCGCAGGCAGGTGATCGCCGCGATGCCGGATGTGCTGCCAAAGGAGTACACCGCCACCTTTCAGCAGGCGCAGTTTCTCTCCCACTCCCCCACGATCAATGCGCTGCTGAAGGCCGCACAGGGTGGCATCACCACAAGGCTCACCGCACTGCCAGATGCAGGTGCACGAGTTAAAGAAGCCTTCCAGTCCATATACAGCCGCCCACCCGCCGCCGATGAAGCCACGGCAGCCACCGCCCTGCTCAAGGCCCAATCCGCCAAGCCCGCCGAAGCCACCCGCGATCTCCTCTGGGCGCTGCTGACCAGCGCGGAGTTCATGGCCATGCCGTAG
- a CDS encoding DUF1501 domain-containing protein has product MNLRDPHPRCPTAEHTLHRRLFLKGLTGGALASTASFTGLFHNPVFAEETKKKQKHCILLWLCGAPSQFETWYPKPGSPGNGPFGAIPTKIPGIQFSGLMPKCASIADKLNIVRSMKTGQPEHLQAINLLQRGSPERAGFVRPTLGSTLSQAMGQMDAKLPNFIFLDPIPGGNEFEGFKAGNWAGWLGAAHAPVRLGGDYTKMLHEEAASIPAHDRESRETLRRFLTAKYERDRSSSVARSQNAAFERLKGLSASADLFDLNKIPAKDRERYGPGSFAQHALMSRHLVENGAPFVMVANGMNWDNHVFNHEIHQMLVPELDRVLYHLITDLEERGLLDSTLVIAMGEFGRSPWMNAARGREHYPNAWSLMMTGCGLKRGVVTGATDVDGVDVIEKPYSEQNLFATIFTALGIDPYAEYDLPGMPTFHRVENKMEPIRDILA; this is encoded by the coding sequence ATGAACCTCCGCGATCCCCATCCCCGCTGCCCCACGGCTGAGCACACGCTGCACCGGCGGCTGTTTTTGAAGGGCCTCACGGGCGGGGCCCTGGCCAGCACGGCCAGCTTTACCGGGCTGTTTCACAATCCAGTCTTTGCAGAGGAAACGAAGAAGAAGCAGAAGCACTGCATCCTGCTGTGGCTGTGCGGCGCGCCGAGCCAGTTTGAGACATGGTACCCGAAGCCGGGCAGTCCAGGCAATGGGCCGTTTGGGGCCATCCCCACCAAGATCCCGGGCATTCAGTTCTCCGGGCTGATGCCCAAGTGCGCCAGCATCGCGGACAAGCTGAACATCGTGCGCAGCATGAAGACCGGCCAGCCCGAGCACCTGCAGGCGATCAATCTGCTGCAGCGCGGCAGCCCGGAGCGCGCGGGCTTTGTGCGCCCCACGCTGGGCAGCACGCTCTCCCAGGCCATGGGGCAGATGGATGCAAAGCTGCCCAATTTCATCTTCCTCGACCCCATCCCCGGCGGGAATGAATTTGAAGGCTTCAAGGCGGGCAACTGGGCCGGATGGCTGGGCGCGGCGCATGCGCCCGTGCGCCTGGGCGGCGACTACACCAAGATGCTGCACGAGGAAGCCGCCAGCATCCCGGCGCATGATCGTGAATCCCGTGAAACCCTGCGCCGCTTTCTCACCGCCAAATATGAGCGCGACCGCAGCAGCTCTGTGGCGCGCAGCCAGAATGCGGCCTTTGAGCGCCTCAAGGGGCTGTCTGCCAGCGCAGACCTCTTTGACCTGAACAAGATCCCCGCCAAGGACCGCGAGCGCTACGGGCCGGGCAGCTTTGCCCAGCATGCGCTGATGTCCCGCCATCTGGTGGAAAATGGCGCGCCGTTCGTCATGGTAGCCAATGGTATGAACTGGGACAACCATGTCTTCAATCACGAGATCCACCAGATGCTCGTGCCGGAGCTGGACCGCGTGCTTTACCACCTGATCACCGACCTGGAGGAGCGCGGCCTGCTGGACTCCACGCTGGTGATTGCGATGGGGGAATTTGGACGCAGCCCATGGATGAATGCAGCACGTGGACGCGAGCACTACCCCAATGCCTGGAGCCTGATGATGACCGGCTGCGGCCTGAAGCGCGGCGTGGTCACCGGGGCCACGGATGTGGACGGCGTGGACGTGATCGAAAAGCCCTACAGTGAGCAGAACCTCTTTGCCACGATCTTCACGGCGCTGGGGATCGATCCCTATGCGGAGTATGACCTGCCGGGCATGCCCACCTTTCACCGCGTGGAAAACAAGATGGAACCCATCCGCGACATCCTGGCCTGA
- a CDS encoding WD40 repeat domain-containing protein has translation MKLTRTKQHELPAGVLGLASTPDGAQVYAACMDGTVHAVEMATGKKEKFEATHTSYASGCVLLPDGKTLISAGYDGRLIWHDVTTRKAIREVKAHEFWSWEMALSPDGKYVASVTGQYLPGGWKYEPAAETEPGVRIYDTASGALVASYSHTPPVLSCAFSPDSRHLAAGNMMGEVRVWDVQAKDGKPVAQWSTPDFTSWGTTKSHHYSGGIYGLAFSPDGNAVVGCGMGPMGDPMAGNGKMTWQRWDWRAGRKIDQIKDGQHGSGLMEALAWHPDGKYFLMAGRQAQGTWNVAVFSAADGSLVSSLDSKSRLTNARFTADGKGMVASVITGAGKVKPGHWEPMGRVQTYSVEA, from the coding sequence ATGAAACTGACCCGTACTAAACAACATGAACTGCCCGCCGGTGTGCTGGGCCTGGCCTCCACCCCGGACGGCGCGCAGGTCTATGCCGCGTGCATGGACGGCACCGTGCATGCCGTGGAGATGGCCACCGGCAAGAAGGAGAAGTTTGAAGCCACGCACACCTCCTACGCCAGCGGCTGCGTGCTGCTGCCCGATGGCAAGACGCTGATCTCCGCCGGCTATGACGGCCGCCTGATCTGGCATGACGTGACCACGCGCAAAGCCATCCGTGAGGTGAAGGCGCATGAGTTCTGGAGCTGGGAGATGGCGCTGTCTCCCGATGGCAAATACGTGGCCAGCGTGACCGGACAGTACCTGCCCGGCGGCTGGAAGTACGAGCCTGCGGCGGAGACGGAGCCAGGCGTGCGCATTTACGACACCGCCAGCGGCGCGCTGGTGGCCAGCTACAGCCACACACCGCCCGTGCTGAGCTGCGCCTTCAGCCCCGACTCCAGGCACCTGGCTGCGGGTAATATGATGGGAGAGGTGCGTGTGTGGGACGTGCAGGCCAAGGACGGCAAGCCCGTGGCGCAGTGGAGCACGCCTGACTTCACCTCCTGGGGCACGACCAAGTCCCACCACTACTCCGGCGGCATCTACGGCCTGGCTTTTTCACCAGATGGGAATGCGGTGGTAGGTTGTGGTATGGGACCAATGGGCGATCCCATGGCAGGCAATGGCAAGATGACCTGGCAGCGCTGGGACTGGCGCGCGGGCAGGAAAATCGATCAGATCAAGGACGGCCAGCACGGCTCCGGCCTCATGGAGGCGCTGGCCTGGCACCCGGATGGAAAATACTTCCTCATGGCAGGCAGGCAGGCGCAGGGCACCTGGAATGTGGCCGTCTTCAGCGCAGCGGATGGCAGCCTCGTCTCCTCCCTGGACTCCAAGTCCCGCCTGACCAATGCCCGCTTCACCGCGGACGGCAAAGGCATGGTGGCCTCGGTCATCACCGGCGCCGGCAAGGTCAAACCCGGCCACTGGGAGCCCATGGGCCGCGTGCAGACCTACAGCGTGGAGGCGTGA
- the ybeY gene encoding rRNA maturation RNase YbeY yields MPLPKLRIYNRQKAHAIPLPWLRRIGKAALPGCLAALKSPDAPLALLEEIEITIVDDADIARVHGDFLDDPTPTDVITFHHGEILISADTALRQGSDHGQPLDHEVALYLVHGLMHLAGWDDHEAEEAQEMARIQEAVLKGAVEKVAAK; encoded by the coding sequence ATGCCGCTGCCCAAGCTCCGTATCTACAACCGGCAGAAAGCCCACGCCATCCCGCTGCCCTGGCTGCGCCGCATCGGCAAAGCGGCGCTGCCTGGCTGCCTCGCCGCGCTGAAATCTCCCGACGCCCCGCTGGCGCTGCTGGAGGAGATTGAGATCACCATCGTGGATGACGCCGACATCGCCCGCGTGCACGGGGACTTTCTGGACGATCCCACGCCCACAGACGTCATCACCTTCCATCATGGAGAGATCCTCATCAGCGCCGACACCGCGCTGAGACAGGGCTCCGACCACGGCCAGCCCCTCGACCACGAAGTGGCGCTCTATCTCGTCCACGGCCTCATGCATCTGGCTGGCTGGGATGACCATGAGGCAGAAGAAGCGCAGGAGATGGCGCGGATTCAGGAGGCAGTGCTGAAGGGAGCGGTGGAGAAAGTGGCCGCGAAGTAG
- a CDS encoding HD family phosphohydrolase codes for MFESIRRARLQREGLSCGKTRRKHQEGDLIDEMRTHPAGAVVAYIFFFIGLGILMRLGTQVEDGLPAVTWLHMLYAAAIGFAMVVHERVVLRPEVCDNGVLVLVLGTIFTHLSLVLLMLDVSSSLSWGKTLKAIVLPHAFGPVVLSVILGRRIGLFGAIYGTLFGVLVCISISAPTYMATSALLGFTGVLLTKRVRRRNRLFMAGLYVGVVAMFYSLLLHDAAGVIMEEKVGRMVGLPLLIGIVTGLVVGGVLPVLESVFGVTTDVSWLELADLNHPLMRRLSIEAPGTYHHSLVVANLSEAAAENIGASASMCRVCAYFHDIGKLSKPEYFIENMDPADSPHEDLTPRMSALVIIAHVKDGVDLAIKNNLNARIIDVIEQHHGTSLAFYFYRQALEQKAEMERLVKLGKAKEDDIPQVSEETFRYPGPRPQFKESAIISLADAVESASRTLEKPNASRIETMIDEIVQARMVDGQLDECDLTIAELARIKASFAKTLLSMMHGRIKYQKALETRPSTQVIVRDEPAAAADQETAASALPAASAKIVEASFTSDIPPAEVVVPVKKPRSRKSPPASAA; via the coding sequence ATGTTCGAGTCCATTCGTCGTGCCCGTTTGCAACGCGAAGGGCTTTCCTGCGGTAAAACGCGCCGAAAGCACCAGGAGGGTGACCTCATTGATGAGATGCGCACGCACCCGGCGGGTGCCGTGGTGGCCTACATCTTCTTTTTTATCGGCCTGGGCATCCTGATGCGCCTGGGCACGCAGGTGGAGGACGGGCTGCCCGCCGTCACCTGGCTGCACATGCTCTACGCAGCGGCCATCGGCTTTGCCATGGTGGTGCATGAGCGCGTGGTGCTGCGCCCGGAGGTCTGCGACAATGGAGTGCTCGTGCTCGTGCTGGGCACCATCTTTACCCACCTGTCTCTCGTGCTGCTGATGCTGGACGTGTCCTCCAGCCTGAGCTGGGGCAAGACGCTGAAGGCCATCGTGCTGCCGCATGCCTTTGGGCCGGTGGTGCTCTCAGTGATCCTGGGGCGGCGCATAGGCCTCTTCGGGGCCATTTACGGCACGCTCTTCGGCGTGCTGGTGTGCATCTCCATCTCCGCGCCCACCTACATGGCTACATCGGCCCTGCTGGGCTTCACCGGCGTGCTGCTGACGAAGCGCGTGCGCCGCCGCAACCGCCTCTTCATGGCCGGGCTCTATGTGGGTGTGGTGGCCATGTTTTACTCGCTCCTGCTGCATGATGCCGCCGGAGTCATCATGGAGGAAAAAGTGGGCCGCATGGTGGGCCTGCCGCTGCTCATCGGCATCGTCACCGGCTTGGTCGTGGGCGGAGTGCTGCCTGTTCTGGAGAGCGTCTTTGGCGTGACCACGGATGTCTCCTGGCTGGAGCTGGCGGACCTGAACCACCCCCTGATGCGTCGCCTCAGCATTGAGGCCCCTGGCACCTACCACCACAGTCTCGTGGTGGCCAATCTCTCCGAAGCCGCTGCGGAAAACATCGGGGCCAGCGCAAGCATGTGCCGCGTCTGCGCTTATTTCCATGACATCGGCAAGCTCAGCAAGCCGGAGTACTTCATCGAAAACATGGACCCTGCGGACAGCCCGCACGAGGACCTGACCCCGCGCATGAGCGCGCTCGTCATCATCGCGCATGTGAAGGACGGCGTGGACCTCGCCATCAAAAACAATCTCAACGCCCGCATCATCGACGTCATCGAGCAGCACCACGGCACCTCGCTGGCCTTTTACTTCTACCGTCAGGCGCTGGAGCAGAAGGCCGAGATGGAGCGCCTCGTGAAGCTCGGCAAGGCCAAGGAGGACGACATCCCTCAGGTGAGCGAGGAGACCTTCCGCTACCCAGGCCCGCGCCCGCAGTTCAAGGAATCCGCCATCATCTCCCTGGCCGACGCCGTGGAGAGCGCCTCCCGCACGCTGGAAAAGCCCAATGCCTCCCGCATTGAGACGATGATCGACGAGATCGTGCAGGCACGCATGGTGGACGGCCAGCTGGACGAGTGCGACCTCACCATCGCCGAACTTGCCCGCATCAAGGCCAGCTTTGCCAAGACGCTGCTGAGCATGATGCACGGCCGCATCAAATACCAGAAGGCTCTGGAAACCCGGCCCAGCACGCAGGTGATCGTGCGCGACGAGCCTGCTGCCGCCGCAGATCAGGAAACCGCAGCCTCGGCGCTGCCTGCCGCATCCGCCAAGATCGTGGAGGCCTCCTTTACCTCTGACATACCGCCTGCCGAGGTGGTGGTACCGGTGAAGAAGCCCCGCAGCCGCAAATCCCCGCCCGCCTCCGCCGCCTGA
- a CDS encoding PhoH family protein has translation MPVETLTYETPQFLHKLLGNDLGSLRLIGDTFGVGITSREGWVRLEGEEDQIAAVREVLTQLEKVRRSGGEVSAGMVRLVAESVQRDTGDAPADAIMQLKLLGSGKRPAVLAKTRGQIAYVQAMRECEVVFGIGPAGTGKTYLAMAQGLHFLKEKLVQRLVLTRPAVEAGEALGFLPGDLKEKIFPYLRPLYDALYDMLEPEEAERLIERGSIEIAPLAYMRGRTLKNAFIILDEAQNTTTEQMLMFLTRLGEGARCVVTGDPSQVDLRRHVKSGLREAVEMLQDVEGVRFVAFAPKDIVRLPVVQRIIEAYQAGRTRKNETQ, from the coding sequence ATGCCCGTCGAAACCCTCACGTACGAGACGCCGCAGTTTCTCCACAAGCTGCTGGGCAATGACCTCGGCAGCCTGCGCCTGATCGGAGACACCTTTGGCGTGGGCATCACCAGCCGCGAGGGCTGGGTGCGCCTGGAGGGGGAGGAAGACCAGATCGCCGCCGTGCGCGAGGTGCTGACCCAGCTGGAAAAGGTGCGCCGCAGCGGCGGAGAGGTGTCTGCCGGCATGGTGCGGCTGGTGGCCGAGAGCGTGCAGCGGGACACCGGAGACGCCCCGGCAGACGCCATCATGCAGCTGAAGCTGCTGGGCTCTGGCAAGCGCCCCGCCGTGCTGGCCAAGACGCGTGGGCAGATCGCCTACGTGCAGGCCATGCGCGAGTGCGAGGTGGTCTTTGGCATCGGCCCCGCAGGCACGGGCAAGACCTACCTGGCCATGGCCCAGGGGCTGCATTTCCTCAAAGAAAAGCTGGTCCAGCGCCTGGTGCTGACCCGCCCCGCCGTGGAGGCCGGGGAGGCGCTCGGCTTCCTGCCCGGAGACCTGAAGGAAAAGATCTTTCCCTACCTGCGCCCGCTGTACGATGCGCTCTACGACATGCTGGAGCCCGAGGAGGCGGAGCGCCTGATCGAGCGCGGCAGCATCGAGATCGCCCCGCTGGCCTACATGCGCGGGCGCACGCTGAAGAATGCCTTCATCATCCTCGACGAGGCGCAGAATACCACCACGGAGCAGATGCTCATGTTTCTCACCCGATTGGGGGAGGGGGCGCGCTGCGTGGTCACCGGAGATCCCTCCCAGGTGGACCTGCGCCGCCATGTGAAGTCCGGCCTGCGCGAGGCGGTGGAAATGCTCCAGGACGTTGAGGGCGTGCGCTTTGTGGCCTTTGCGCCCAAGGACATCGTGCGCCTGCCGGTGGTGCAGCGCATCATCGAGGCCTACCAAGCCGGACGAACTCGCAAAAATGAGACACAATGA
- a CDS encoding coproporphyrinogen-III oxidase family protein: MQTTLDTSAPEKKVQQTEAGNYFVSNYPPFSFWKPDQVPAVEAVLQQPAPANIPLGVYFHIPFCRKRCHFCYFKVYTDKNAQEVKAYIDAGMREMQRFASQPYLKGRKAHFVYFGGGTPSYLSVPQLKDLTNRMKDMIPWDEAEEVAFEAEPGTLNEVKLTGIRDIGVTRLSLGVENFDDHILETNGRAHRSGEIEKAYRFARTLGFEHINIDLIAGMMNETWENWREVVRKAIALQPDAVTIYQMEVPYNTTMYQQMKAEGKVTAPVADWQTKRDWVSYAFDEFQKDGYTVTSAYTVVKDPQRIKFVYRDALWEGADLLSNGVASFGHLGGVHYQNQADVGPYMQAVDAGQLPIFRAYQTTPEDRFVREFILKLKLGRSEFDYYVKKFGQDPRQFFAQQLEYIAKEGFATLDDKGVTLSRDGLLQVDRLLHDFFLPQHRQYARYT, from the coding sequence ATGCAAACCACGCTCGACACTTCCGCTCCGGAGAAAAAGGTCCAACAGACCGAGGCTGGAAACTACTTTGTCTCCAACTACCCGCCCTTCTCCTTCTGGAAGCCCGATCAGGTGCCTGCCGTGGAGGCCGTGCTGCAGCAGCCTGCGCCCGCCAACATCCCGCTGGGTGTGTACTTCCACATCCCTTTCTGCCGCAAGCGCTGCCACTTCTGCTACTTCAAGGTCTATACCGACAAAAACGCTCAGGAGGTGAAGGCCTACATCGACGCCGGCATGCGCGAGATGCAGCGCTTTGCCAGCCAGCCGTACCTGAAGGGCCGCAAGGCGCACTTCGTGTACTTCGGCGGCGGCACCCCCAGCTACCTCTCCGTGCCCCAGCTCAAGGACCTGACCAACCGCATGAAGGACATGATCCCCTGGGACGAGGCGGAGGAGGTGGCCTTTGAGGCCGAGCCCGGCACGCTCAATGAGGTGAAGCTCACCGGCATCCGCGACATCGGCGTGACCCGCCTGAGCCTGGGCGTGGAGAACTTTGACGACCACATCCTCGAAACCAACGGCCGCGCCCACCGCAGCGGCGAGATCGAGAAGGCCTACCGCTTTGCCCGCACGCTCGGCTTTGAGCACATCAATATCGACCTCATCGCCGGCATGATGAACGAGACCTGGGAAAACTGGCGCGAGGTGGTGCGCAAGGCCATCGCCCTGCAGCCCGATGCCGTGACCATCTACCAGATGGAGGTGCCCTACAACACCACCATGTACCAGCAGATGAAGGCGGAAGGAAAAGTCACCGCCCCCGTGGCCGACTGGCAGACCAAGCGCGACTGGGTCAGCTACGCCTTTGATGAGTTCCAGAAAGACGGCTACACCGTGACCAGCGCCTACACCGTGGTGAAGGACCCGCAGCGCATCAAGTTCGTCTATCGCGATGCCCTCTGGGAAGGGGCCGACCTGCTGAGCAATGGCGTGGCCTCCTTTGGCCATCTGGGTGGCGTGCACTACCAGAACCAGGCCGATGTGGGCCCCTACATGCAGGCCGTGGATGCCGGGCAGCTGCCCATCTTCCGCGCCTACCAGACCACGCCGGAGGACCGCTTTGTGCGCGAGTTCATCCTCAAGCTGAAGCTGGGCCGCAGCGAGTTTGACTACTACGTGAAAAAATTCGGGCAGGACCCGCGCCAGTTCTTTGCGCAGCAGCTTGAATACATCGCCAAGGAGGGCTTTGCCACGCTGGACGACAAAGGCGTGACCCTCAGCCGCGACGGCCTGCTGCAGGTGGACCGCCTGCTGCATGATTTCTTCCTGCCCCAGCACCGCCAGTACGCCCGCTACACCTGA